The genome window tatttcttatttagcTGCGGTGAGCGGCTCCCcgttttttaaaatatgtaacAGTCGTACTGGGATGTTCCCAGCGGTCACCAGTGTTTATACTGGGCAGCTCAGTGGGTAGAAGTGTAAGAATGTGAAGCGACGTCTCCTGATAAATGTTAGCCTGTCCGTGCTCGCAGGTTGTCATGTGACACAGGAAGCCTTGTAAAGGTTTCATCTCCTCCAGGTCACATGTTTGGCGTGAGCTGGACAGTTTTATCTCCGCAGCGGCCCAACACGTTCGTTCAGAAAGTGTGCGTCTCCTCACACCGTCACTTCTTACAGTGTGCGTTCAAATGAAGAGACGACCCCCGAAACGATGAAACGCTTCAGCCGAGTTTAGCAGCTCAAACTAATGATTCACTACGGATACCTCACAAAAAGTTTATGAAAgaaagattaaaagaaaaacaaaatagtgTAATATGGATTATAATAGAATAATAGAGAttatttcaaaaacaataaagatTATATTTGATTTAAAGAAATTCTAATAATATTAAGATTATCACATTCTGAATGATGAACATAAAACTGAACTACAGGTGTGCagataaaacagattaaatatGTGACGTTTAACAGTATTATTATACAGCAGATGTTTGATGTCAGTCATGTctggggggggcgggggggggggggggggcgttgcATTCACCAAAGGAAAGACTTCTAACTCCGTGAACCAGAACGACTTCAGACTTTCCCGACTGAGAAACGTCGCAGCGGTCTCGTTACAGCCCTGTGTTacagcatgctaacgtgctaaagATAGAGCGTTGTAGAAAAGCTCAGTTCGTTGTGATGAAGATGTTGCCTCAGTGTGAAGAGGAGGCCGACATGAGGAGAACAGATGGCGTTCAGCGTGAATGAGTGATGGCGTGGACGCATTCCACGCGTTGGTGCTGACAGTAGCGGCTCGTTACGGCGTATCTCTGGCGTTCCGTGCTCTCTTGGCTGTGATGTCATTTATCGGTGCTGTGACAGTTTTGAGTGTGACTATTTCCTGGTTTGTTTGTATGCGTTTGATTCAAGCCCCACCCCTTTCTGAGCGTCTGGACACGCTGACTTGTGGTCAGTTGTTTGGAGTGAGGTCAGCCATCATCAACGCCTCTCCAGCATCCAGGTCCGGGGGCCAAGGGGGGAAATggacaaatgaatgaatgactgttTAATGAAGACCTCGTTAAAGACCAGATGAAACTGGACCTTTTAGTGTCCAAACAATCTGTTCATTTAGCTGTTTGACGGTTTGCACTCACGTTTTCAGTGACCGTTACGTCTAAATCATCgaagcagcaacaaaactgGTCGACTACACCACGAAATCATAAAGCGCTAAGCTAACGTTATCAGGACATGGGGACGTAAACGTCAGAATGCTCAGAAGAGTTTAAATTCACAAAAATGAGATTAAAACATCATCGACCAAACCCAACAGTCACGAAAGTCGAACGTGACTAAATCTGACGATTCCACGCCAAAATCAAGCCTGACAAAATGAACGCCGCTAATTACACTTGAGACGAAGCTGCAGTCTGATCTGAGCGATGGATGTCTGTTTCTGCCACGAGAAGAAACGTAGAGACGCAGAAAATAATCTCTCGTTATCACACCTCGTTATGACTTTTATCTCGTTATCACACCTCGTTATGACTTTTATCTCGTTGTCACGCCTCGTTATGACTTTTATCTCGTTATCACACCTCGTTATGACTTTTATCTCGTTATCACACCTCGTTATGACTTTTATCTCGTTGTCACGCCTTGACGTTCTACATCGTAGATTTTGCTATTGTGATTAAGTTTACTCTCTCATTATTTTAGCAGCTCAGTTTTAACGtaatttaatttgaataattttaatTTCACGTTTTTTCGTACTTTGTGTTTTAGTCATGTTGAacctttcagctgttttctgtcttttctttgtctcacatTTGAAAGGTGCACAAATCAAGTTCTACTAAAGAGGTATAACATGAacgagtctgtgtgtgtgtgtgtgtgtgtgtgtgtgtgtgtgtgtgcgcgcgcgcgcgcgtgcgtgtgcgtgcgtgcgtgcgtgtgcgtgcgtgtgtgtgtgtgtacgcacacTGACAGTAGCTGTTTTTTATCTCACACTCGTTGCTCTCTACTGTtcgtgtgtctttgtgtttctcgTCTTTTCGTACGTGAATAATGTCGGACTGTCTCGTTCATATTCTGGTGCTATCTATCGATGACATATTTGATGAGGtttgatggtttttttttttggaaacactttGACAGACTGTCCGCCGGCCTGGTGGACACGCAGCTGTTTGTGATTTTGTACTTGGAGAAAATGTTTGATGTGTTCTGCTCAGTTTAAggattcatgttttctgtgacgCGACTTGACGACGGTTTGATCGTCGAACTCTCGATCTTCCTCGTCAGTCTgtgatgttctgtgtgtgttcgtccGACGTTCTGCAGGTTTTCTGTGGGTTTTAAAGactcaaagacaaaaatactgTTTGAAGGAGTCTGAAAACCAGGATCAGCTGCGGTCccttttcagttttttgacCCGTTATTTCAAGATCGCACAGAGGATTTTAGTGCGAGTTCAGAATTATGAAGTTAGAAGATCGAGAGCAGCGTTTTGGACATAATTAGATTGACGTCACAAGTTTAATATCGTGGGATCAGAGGACTAAAGCCAAGACTGAAACCCAGACCTGATCAGGTACAAAGATCAGGTACTAAATTCCAAGACTGGCAAAAAACACAAGTATGCAATTTTGGAGATAATCAAGTCGAGATCGTGAGTTTATTACGTTGAGATTAGAGGACTCGGATCGGACCTGTAGAGATACAACAATAACCTACGAGACCTGATCGGACCGAGAAGACCTGAGACAAGATTCACATCAAACCAACATCTCGGTGAGGATTCGTGATCTCAACAAAACGAGAGACGAAAATCTCACTAACCCAACGTAGTTATTCATGAACCCGACGAACGTTCAGCGCTCGTGTggaaatctgctgttttctgatgCGTAAATGTAAACGTCAAATCCTGCGAGACAGAGCCGAGGGAAGAACGGCACCGAGCCGAAGCCAGGCTGATGAAGCTGGGTCAaggtctgaatgtgtttgtgtccgtTAACGTCCATTTGGTCCACGTGTTCGTGCTGTGAACGCGACGTTTACTGAGctcaaatgtttaaaaaaaaaacctccataTAGATATAAATCTATATCCTGTAAATGTGTGACAAAAGAAATGTTCTCACGTTCTGACGTCGACTTTCATGAAGctttttttaatacattgtGCAATTTTTGGCAGCATGATTGTGAAGAAATTGTTGCATTTAGATGATTcactttacattttttatgcaATAAAAAGTTGTGAGAAAAACCTGCTGAGAGGAAATAATGATTCCTGAAGTTTCAGTCATCACTTGTGTCTTTTATTGGCTTCGTGCTGACTCAGCATCTGAGCGCGTCCTTCTTTTATCATGATAGTTTTATGAATTAAGTGACATTTCTTTGatgatgtgtttcttttattgtgtCGTCTTGTTCATATTCGTCTGAGTGTTTTAGGAATGTTCTCAGAAAGGGAACAAAAAAGGCaataatcttgttttttttagcattttaagtCTAATTGTTGTACGAAATAGAGGTTTTCATGCTGTTTCAGACACCTAGATAATCGTGCTATAGCCGATGGTACATGGACGACGGATCCGCTCTGGGAGCAGCTGGTTCGTCGCAGTGTGACCGTCAGGAAAGCTCCATGATGTAAACCGTCTGTATGCTCCTCACATCCAGGCCTCATTCATCAGCAGACggtctggatctggatctggatctgagTCTGATGTGTTTCCAGCCCAGCAGGTCTGAGGTCAGCGGGGTCACCTGATGGAGTCACATGACTTTAAGCTCCCGTTACTGATATTCAGACAGAAACGTGCAGGTTTACTCGTCTGCCCTCGAGAGGCAGCCGCTCCAACCAAAGGACGGTCGCCACGTGCTACACGCCAGCAGCAAAACTGCTCCGTTTCCTCCTATTTTAGCCTGTTTGAAGCACATGgatatgctaacatgctagcattagcaagGCCTACATCTGATACTTAAGAGGGGCCGTCTGTGGACAGGTGGAATTTTTGACCTGTTATAGTGAAGGGTtcagagctaaatgctaatggcagcatgctaacatgatgtgtagcaggtataatatttaccGCTGTCtaagtttagcatgttagcaggctaacatttGTTCAGCTAAGCCTGATGGGAACGTCAtgctcccctcaggatgaactgtaataactttattgatcctctgactgttcatctagcgccaccatcaggccaacATTTTAACGTGTCCAGTATGTGGTTTATgatcaaacacctgcagaaccGAAGACActcccatcagtctcagctggactgtgtttacagctaattagctaatgctaacattctaaactaagatggcgactgtggtaaacattacacctgctgaacatcaacatgctagcattgagcatgttagcattagctcaagGTAAGTGCAGGAAGCAGCACTCAGACTGTTGTTGTTAACATGAAACTTTATTGACAAGAGCTACATGTTTCAGTGAAGACGAAGTCAGAGGATCGACTGCAGGGACGACAGGTGTGATGGGGGTGGGCTCAGTGGGTCGGGTGGGGTCCAGTTGGGCGTAGTTTACTGGTGGATGATTGGCCAGTTTACTCATAGAGCCAGGGCTGGGCGCAGGGGGTGTAGGAGACGAACTCCTCGGCCTTGAACCACAGGTCGACCTCGGTCTTGGCGTTCTCCAGGGTGTCGCTGCCGTGGATGATGTTCCTGAGAAGACAGACGAGGACGGACACGAAATAAGACGTTCAGATAAAAGCTTCacagaacattttactgctcattatgaaaacactgcagacgtTTGAAGGCATGAATCAGGCTGTCAGGAGAACGTGTTTGTTGGCTGAAGATTTGATGAGTCACATTTatgaatgtgctgttttttaaaacaggtGTGTGACCGGTTACCTGTCCCGCCTGTCAGTGTGTACTCACCTGCCGATGTTGATGCACAGGTCTCCACGGATGCTGCCGGGCTTGGAGTCAGCGGGGTTGGTCTCACCCAGCATCATCCTGACCAGCTTCACAATGTTCTGACCCTCCCACACCTGTAACACATCAGCACACCTGTCACCACACATGGTTTTAGTATTTCTGCTGAAGTACAGGATATGAATTCTTCCTGCAGCGCCGCCTGGTGGTGAAGACGCACGTTAACGAAGACGCCACTTAATTCTGTTTGATGATCTGAGCGTCCTGTTAGAGGTCTGATCACACATCCTGACGGCGTTCAACCGTCAGTGCcgaaaaagagagagagagagagggagagagacgggggaagggggagagagagagagggagatagaggggggagagagggagagagacgggggaggggagagacagagagagagagagggagacagagagagggggagagagagagggggagagggagggagacgggggagagagagagagagacgggagagacagggggagagagggagagagatgggaagaggggggagagagggggagagggagggagatgggggagagggagagacagagtgggagagagacgggggagggggagagagggagggggagagagacggggagatagaaagagagggagagacaggggggagggggagagggagggagggggggcagagagcTGATGGGATGGAAACAGATAAAGATATCTGACTGACAGGAGTGGCAGAGATGTGtaggatttctgtgtgtgtgtgtgtgtgtgggctcagGGGTCGTCATGGTTACCATGGCTAAGACGGGTCCAGAGGACATGTATTTGCAGAGTCCAGCGTAGAAAGGCATGTCCTTCAGGTCCAGGTAGTGCTTCTTCATGTGGTCCTCAGaggcctgaacacacacagagtacaaaGTACATCCACTGAAGTATgattctgaggtacttgtacttcactccagttttctgctgctttgtacTGAATGTTGTACCTTTACTGCACTACAgtaatctgacagctggagtTACTGCTCAGATTTAAGTGATGAGCCACGTTAACACTAaccactcaaacacacacacacacacacacagagctgggaataactacactgtgtgtgtgtgtgtgtgtgtgacagtgatacGAGTGTGAGTCCTTCAGTACGACATTCAGACATTCTACAACTCAACAGCTGTCATCTCAACAcctgctgagtgtgtgagagtgtgtgtgtgtgtgtctctgtgagtgtgtgtgtgtgtctgtctgtctgtctgtgagtgtctgtgtgagtgtgtgtctctgtgagtgtgtgtgtgtgtgtgtgtctgtctgtctgtgagtgtgtgtgtgtgagtgtgtgtctctgtgtgtgtgtgtgtctgtgtgtgagtgtgtgtgtgtgtgtgtgtgtgtgttgtttcacaGCTGAACAGACTCGGCCTGAATAACAGTGTTTATAATGTGTAATTTTTCCCTGAGTTGTGACTGAAGGACTCgtgaatcagtgtgtttctgcgtCTCGTCGGCAGCTTTTACTTCCTCTCTGATGTGTActgatgttttgtttccagCCAATAGTAAAACTTTTGGGTTTAAACCTTCGTTACCTGCATGAACTTGGCGGCGACCAGCCTGAAGCCTCTCTGCTCGAAGCGCTTGATGATCTCGCCACACAGTCCTCTCTGGACGCCGTCGGGCTTCACAGCGATGAAGGTACGCTCCATGTTTACTGATAGAAGGCTGCAGAACaccaacaaagaagaaaaacatttgatttccTGATCCGACATCAGCCACAGACGTTACAGACTGAACTGATGAATAATGTTTAGAACGTGTGTGACATGAAGGTCAGAGGGAAGATAGACAGGAAGACGGATCCTCCTTCGACGCTAACACAGTCCACAGACTCTCCTGATCAGATGACTTTTTCAGGCTCCGTGTTCTGGTTAAAAATCCACCATAAAGCCtttcagaggctgcagctgctcaccTGGAGTCTACCTGCTGAAAGGTCTGAACTCAAGGAGCTTTCTGATGCTACAGGACTTCATGCACAGGTTAACCACGACTCTGCAGTGTTGAACCCGAGGAgggacttcctgtttgtgtttgcaccATGTCTGATCAAACATGGCGGATTCGAACAAAGTCGGCTGAATATCTGCTCGGTGTCAGTTTTTCCCTTCCCGCTGCCTCACAGGTGTGTTTCTTCTGCAGCTTCGTCCTCCCATCATGTTTCTCCATTATAAAGATAATATTAAATTTCTCCTCATTAGAGAAACTTCACTctgctgaatgtgaaatcaAACCCGCGTCTGAGCTGTTGGACGGCGAttcttctctctcagcaggAAACCATCCGCCGAAAGACGACACCGCCTCGTAATGTTGGACAAAGCTTCGGCTGCCCGGCTTTCTAATTTTACTGCCTTTGGTATCTGATCATGTGCGGCTGATACCCGCCGACAGCGGGAGGGTCTGGCAGGAGTTCGGCCTGAGAGGACGGAAAACCCACCGCGAGGCCACTCTACCGTCATGGCAGACGTTTGTGAGAGTATAATTAGGGTTCAGGGTCACATGTCCAGGTTATGTTCTGCTGAATCTGAATCAGAACCGGGTCCTTTTCTGTCCTGTGAGCAGCTTCATGATGCTCTGTTGGACAGTTTTGGTTCAAAGAGCTTCCAACCAGGCTTCTGTTGGATTCACTGAGGATGTTCGTTTTCCCCAGAGGTTaaaccaccccccccccccccccccaggagGCCGACATCTCCAGAACTCAACAAACCTCCAACCTTCGGAGCGCTCCTGCTCCTCAGAAGATGAACTCTTTGTGCTCTGATGTCAGTtaatgaagaaaagcagctgagagctgcagcGACGCTCGGAAACGTTCtgactttctgtcttttctgtgtttgcagcactttttaaaaacttgccTCATTTTTCCGTCAGCTCACTTCGAGCTCTCAGAGAatcttgtttcctgtttcctgttgtgacctctgacctctgatgACTCCACGCTGTACCAGAACAGACCGTCTAAAAATATATCATTGAAAGAAGTTTGCTTCCTAAAAAGTCCACCTTCAGGCTCATTCATTCTCtcagagacagcagggacaCGCCCACGTTCAGTCGACCAATCAGGACTGTACTAAGTGGGGCGGcagaggggtgggggtgggggggtgcagATAACAGCTGTTTGGAGTGTTTCTGGGAGGTTTTCTCTGACTCGGCCCCCCCGGCTCGGAGCCCTCTGTTGTGGACTCTGTAGACCTGCAGGACCCACATGCATGTGCTCATGTGTAGCTGCCCTAAATCTTCAGTCTGtgcaggaaatgcagaaaagtcttttcacaggctgagacacaaaaagacttttctgaacatcatttcacaagattcaagatcgtaTTAACCAGAACTGAACCCAAAGGTCTGACACTGAAATCTGGATCCACGTGGATCCAACACACGCTGACggcctgtctctgtctggtcTGCAGCTGTCCAACACGTTCCTGCAGCGAAAGCACGACAGAACACGAAGTGTGCAGGAGAACTAAAGCCTCGCTGTCCAGACTGGTTTAAACCAGACTGGTTTAAAACAGCTTCATGTCGAGGCCAGATGACGAGAGCCGGACTGATGTCTGCCACCGTACAGAAATCACTGCAGGGACGCCACTGTGAGACAGTCAACGCtcagaaacagtaaaaacttactgtgtgtgtgtgtgtgtgtgtgtgagagagagtgtgtgtgtgtgtgagtgtgtgtgagtgagtgtgagtgtgtgtgtgtgtgtgtgtgtgtggtgatatCTACCTTGGTTTCGGGTTGAGGAGAACTTGTGAAGACGAGCAGCGGGGATGCGATCACCGAGGCCgaagagctggagaggagctCTATTTAAAGGGAGGactgttgggggggggggtcaaaaaatgtgtgtgtgttagtattCTGGGAGGTGGGCTGTGTGTGCGAGAGTGTGTGGGGGCCGGGGGGAGGGCTCTTCCAGATTTAGATCCGGCAGTGGAAAACTGTTTGAGACTGAAGACGTTTAGTAAAAACGAGGACATTTCAGTGTCCTCAGTTTTCAGTGAAGGTGTTTGTGGACCGTGAGGACGTGTTTGGACACATGACGGCATGCTGAGGAGGGACAGGGTGAGAACTTTTTGGGACAGATTTTTAGAGTCTGGACACTTTTGGAAAACCATGAATGTGCAGAAGCATCTTCAGTGCTGATCCCGTTCCCTGCAGCTCAGTTACCTGACGAACACAAAGCAGCGTCTCCCGTCAGTACCCATGATCCTCAGCGTCCGCCGCCACACGGAAGACCGCGTGAGGAGCTCAGCAGAGATCGCCACGTGGAAACCCGACACCGCAGCGGCTCAGCTGATGATATAGAGCGTTTGTGTCGAGGCGACACATGAACGATATctgagtgacagagtgaagcagcaggtgaacGAGTTCACACTGAGGGTCCGACACGGCGACCCCGACCGAGCTCATGTACTGCACTGTTGTACTCTTCAGGCACTTTGTACTTCTGTTTCACGACATCTCAGAGGACATGTGGTACTTTTTACTCCGTTTAGGCTGTTTGACAGTAAGATTTTACTGTTAGCTGTTACACCAAAGTGTGAGTTCCCAGCTGATGGTGTAATTCAAACAATAAAAGGTTGATGATCCAGTATTTCTCTGgaaaatcagagaaaagtcCAGAAGCTGTAAACAGGTTTGTGTATCAGAACTTTGTTTCTTCCTCAGATTGATCTGCTGACCCTCTGGAGGGGCCCGACCACTAGGCTGGGCCCCGCTGGACTAAACTAACTGTATATAAAGTCATTGAAAGTAGCTGCTGCTAACTAGATGCTAGCTGCTCTAACACTGCTGGTCAAACGTTGCAGGAACCTCCTGCATGATGTGTCGAAGCTGGAAGCTGACGAAGAGCGAACCGAAACGTGGTGAAAGAGACGCAAAGAAGACGCAAAGTGAACTGAAAGCTGTTCCTGAACCATCTGGACTATCtgcctggttttggtctcttctGAAAGGTGAAACTCTGAACCTtcacaaaaggacaaaaatatgGGACCCctagaaaagactgaaaataaggTGACCAGAGGGACATATTCTATCAAGGTGTGTCCTCTGATCAGCATCACAGTTGTCTTCACACTTGTGAACAGTCAGTTGGCTTATTTAAAGGGTTACAAGTACTGTGCTGTTTGGTGACATGGTGTGTGTTATTGATCGGTGGATCACTGAGAGATTTAATTGCTGAGTTgcctcagtttcagtgtttatttacaCCTGCTCAGGTGATTGTGTCTTTAAATGGCTGAGGTAACCGTTTGACAAGCTGtaattaatttgattaattaattaattcactTATTAATTTTGTGAAGAGCTGCCCATGGCCCTAACCAATAGGAAAGTTTTATAATGAATACTAATTTACCATTAATAAAATGACCTGGCTGCCGTCAGTCAGTTACGTCAcatgttgacctttgacctgaggTCATGCGGGAGATGTCACGTGACTGTGAACGTTCAGCCGTCGGTGAGCGTCCGCGGTGCTGCGTGGAGGGACGTCTGAGCAGGTtagtttctctctgtctttggtTTTGTCTTGTGTCGAGGCTCAGCTGTTCTTCTGTCCACATTTTTAGAGAATTAATCTTTAACTTTTTAACGTTAGCCTGCGGCTAATTTAGCTAACCCCACTTGATGGACCCGGCGTTTACCAACCTGTTGGCGCTTTAGACGTAGCTAACATTTGTCTTTAACTAGCTTGTGTCTACCTGCACAATTTAAACATTAATACGTTTACTGTCTTGCTCAAAGCGGACAGtcacacaaagaagaaaacaagaaaaacatgtaaatattaatacattattttcatgttgctcattttatgtaattattGCAGTATCAGTGGGCAGTATTAGTTAGCAGTATTCATGGCCAGTATTTGTGGACAGTATTAGTGGGCAGTATTCGTGGGCAGTATTTGTAGGCAGTATTCTTGGGCAGTATCTGTAGGCAGTATCAGTGGGCAGTATTCGTTGGCAGTATTCGTGGGCAGTACAGTGGGCAGCGTATCTTCAGGTGTTTTGCTGGTTGGGACGCAGAGTACCATCACTGGTGGTCAGATGAGTTCACAGTGTTACTCTGTTGGTTCAGTTTTGACTGATCCCACATCTGAGAAAAATAGGCCAACAATATTCAAGAATGTAAAAGCATTTAA of Chelmon rostratus isolate fCheRos1 chromosome 17, fCheRos1.pri, whole genome shotgun sequence contains these proteins:
- the LOC121620705 gene encoding nucleoside diphosphate kinase A-like, giving the protein MERTFIAVKPDGVQRGLCGEIIKRFEQRGFRLVAAKFMQASEDHMKKHYLDLKDMPFYAGLCKYMSSGPVLAMVWEGQNIVKLVRMMLGETNPADSKPGSIRGDLCINIGRNIIHGSDTLENAKTEVDLWFKAEEFVSYTPCAQPWLYE